The Stygiolobus azoricus genome window below encodes:
- a CDS encoding helicase C-terminal domain-containing protein has protein sequence MRNFSNIELREWQKKLKEKIKSAINNNKLVFLNSPTGSGKTLFSLLVGLETKGKVLFLVRTHNEYNPVFRDFLKINTDKNLKFSFLMGKPTACLFSEGDASTDDINCNLCSFKTSIIDLEVEKYPNEFVKELKKQGIEEGFCPYFSLFNDIGKADVIVLTYPYFFIDKFRESLGIEFEDYLIVVDEAHNVEKIGDFEERTLSSHLLDMAIKQAKNEFVKFILQRIKDELIRIASNVESYIRANEIPEISDDEIEVLKEEYEELREQMIKERKIKRIYLGSVIKFYESYKDDEELVPFIHKNKIVLKSVDISNFLQILNDDNLTFLLMSGTLPPEDYIKKIWNITRSLIYINVEREIKEKVSGDYECILATDVTSKYDSRGDVMWKKYGDYLLKVYYQAKAHVLSVFPSYEIMNKVMGFIQVPKYLEDEDSEIETLYSFVQKFNKTIIGAVGRGKLTEGVELVKDGRSLISDVVIVGIPYPPPDDYTKLVAQKISERLGRKIDEYLYKIPALMTVRQSIGRGIRGINDHVKVWLLDRRFDSLWWKKNLNCFNPKKTRL, from the coding sequence TTGAGGAATTTTTCTAACATAGAGCTAAGAGAGTGGCAAAAGAAACTAAAAGAAAAAATTAAGAGTGCTATTAACAACAATAAGCTGGTATTTTTAAACTCCCCGACAGGGAGTGGGAAGACATTATTTTCTCTTTTAGTAGGACTTGAAACAAAAGGTAAGGTTCTTTTCTTAGTAAGAACACACAACGAATATAACCCCGTTTTCAGGGATTTCCTGAAAATTAACACTGATAAAAACCTGAAATTCTCATTCCTCATGGGAAAACCTACCGCTTGTTTATTTTCCGAAGGGGATGCAAGCACAGATGATATAAACTGTAACTTATGCAGTTTTAAAACTTCTATTATAGATCTAGAAGTGGAAAAATATCCCAATGAATTTGTTAAGGAGTTAAAAAAACAAGGTATTGAAGAAGGGTTTTGCCCTTATTTCTCTCTTTTTAACGACATAGGTAAAGCCGACGTAATAGTCCTTACATATCCTTACTTTTTCATAGACAAGTTCAGGGAATCTTTAGGTATAGAATTTGAGGATTATTTAATAGTAGTGGATGAAGCTCATAATGTCGAAAAAATAGGGGATTTTGAAGAGAGAACGCTCTCAAGCCATTTACTCGATATGGCTATAAAACAAGCCAAAAATGAGTTTGTTAAGTTCATATTGCAGAGAATAAAGGACGAGTTAATTAGAATAGCTTCTAATGTAGAGAGTTACATTAGAGCGAATGAGATTCCTGAAATCTCAGATGATGAAATAGAGGTTCTCAAAGAAGAGTATGAAGAACTAAGAGAGCAAATGATAAAGGAGAGGAAAATAAAAAGGATATATTTGGGTTCTGTAATTAAATTCTATGAAAGCTACAAAGATGATGAAGAACTAGTACCTTTTATTCATAAAAATAAAATAGTTCTGAAGAGCGTTGATATATCAAATTTCTTGCAAATACTAAACGATGATAACCTAACATTTCTATTAATGTCTGGAACTCTTCCACCTGAAGATTATATCAAAAAGATCTGGAATATAACGAGGAGTTTAATTTATATTAACGTCGAGAGGGAAATTAAGGAAAAAGTGTCTGGTGATTATGAATGTATTCTAGCAACCGATGTAACTTCTAAATACGACAGTAGAGGAGACGTAATGTGGAAAAAATATGGAGATTACTTGCTAAAAGTGTATTATCAAGCTAAGGCTCACGTGTTATCTGTATTTCCCTCATATGAGATAATGAATAAGGTGATGGGGTTTATACAAGTGCCAAAATACTTAGAAGATGAGGACTCCGAAATAGAGACATTATACTCGTTTGTACAAAAATTCAACAAGACTATAATAGGGGCAGTAGGTAGGGGGAAACTGACGGAAGGGGTAGAACTTGTGAAAGACGGGAGGAGTTTGATCAGTGACGTTGTGATAGTGGGAATTCCATATCCGCCACCAGACGATTATACTAAGTTAGTTGCTCAAAAAATATCGGAAAGATTAGGAAGAAAAATTGATGAGTACCTTTACAAAATCCCCGCATTAATGACTGTGAGACAATCCATAGGAAGGGGGATTAGAGGAATTAATGATCATGTAAAAGTATGGCTCTTAGACAGAAGGTTCGACAGCTTATGGTGGAAGAAAAACCTAAATTGCTTCAATCCAAAAAAGACTCGATTATGA
- a CDS encoding thioredoxin family protein gives MKVEIFTHKTCTECNLLLEYLEKEGLLGKVIVIDTQLYPFIALERGVISTPSVFIDGKLVYAGVVDFEELGKMIREGKVVTQQINKDKLVDKLMTGIINSFAATAWLFVNRDFDAFMAQKDFVYAVTGLSLTDENTASEMYNYLRNVMVKEGEYYMDKWKEQFFRVISVNFIRELYYLYRRKLTSEEITKKYPVEVFAHWLMVRGGTVGRVGLRIHPLNEEDTMKRISEAYTYMLLNVEKFWSKVMSEDELLSKSSREEVRFISF, from the coding sequence ATGAAAGTAGAAATCTTTACTCACAAAACCTGCACTGAATGCAACTTACTGTTAGAATATCTAGAGAAAGAAGGACTATTAGGCAAAGTAATAGTAATTGATACACAACTTTATCCCTTCATAGCTTTGGAAAGGGGAGTGATATCTACTCCTTCTGTTTTCATAGACGGGAAATTAGTATATGCAGGTGTAGTGGATTTTGAAGAACTGGGTAAGATGATAAGAGAAGGTAAAGTAGTTACTCAACAAATCAATAAAGACAAACTCGTGGACAAACTGATGACCGGTATAATCAACTCTTTTGCTGCAACTGCATGGCTATTTGTGAATAGAGATTTCGACGCTTTTATGGCTCAAAAAGACTTCGTATACGCTGTTACAGGCCTCTCACTTACTGACGAAAACACTGCATCTGAAATGTATAATTACTTACGTAACGTGATGGTAAAGGAAGGAGAGTATTATATGGATAAATGGAAAGAACAGTTCTTTAGAGTTATATCTGTTAATTTCATCCGTGAACTGTACTATTTATACAGAAGAAAATTGACTTCTGAAGAGATAACTAAAAAATATCCGGTAGAAGTATTCGCCCACTGGCTAATGGTTAGGGGAGGGACTGTAGGAAGGGTAGGACTGAGGATTCATCCCTTGAATGAGGAAGATACTATGAAGAGGATCAGTGAGGCTTATACTTATATGCTATTAAATGTGGAAAAGTTTTGGTCCAAGGTTATGAGTGAGGATGAACTTTTATCAAAATCTAGCAGAGAAGAAGTTAGATTCATAAGTTTTTAA
- a CDS encoding sulfurtransferase TusA family protein, with protein MTQEIKLDLRGKSCEEFILEISKILVSMKPGDILNIVADQDRVLCTHQLLRNARNFLYKGDVVGDHAEISIRRLR; from the coding sequence ATGACGCAAGAAATAAAATTGGATTTAAGAGGAAAATCTTGTGAAGAATTTATATTGGAAATCTCTAAAATTTTAGTTTCTATGAAACCAGGTGATATATTGAATATAGTCGCTGATCAAGACAGAGTACTTTGCACACACCAGTTGTTAAGAAATGCTAGAAACTTTCTATATAAAGGGGACGTAGTTGGTGATCATGCTGAAATAAGCATAAGGAGGCTGAGATAA
- a CDS encoding superoxide dismutase, which produces MAQTIQFKKYELPPLPYKIDALEPYISKDIIDVHYNGHHKGYVNGANTFLERMEKILNGQLTSGQYDIQGLLRGLVFNINGHKLHALYWKNMAPAGKGGGKPGGVLGDLIEKQYGSFEKFKQVFTEAANSLPGTGWTVLYYDTESGNLEIMTFENHFQNHIAELPIILILDEFEHAYYLQYKNKRADYINAWWNVVNWDDADKKLQKYLNK; this is translated from the coding sequence ATGGCTCAAACAATTCAATTTAAAAAATACGAACTGCCTCCGTTACCCTATAAGATAGATGCATTAGAACCATACATAAGCAAAGACATAATAGATGTACACTACAACGGACACCATAAAGGGTATGTAAATGGTGCAAATACTTTCTTAGAAAGAATGGAAAAAATCCTTAACGGGCAACTGACCTCAGGACAATATGATATTCAAGGTTTACTTAGAGGACTAGTATTCAATATAAACGGACACAAGTTACACGCTTTATATTGGAAAAATATGGCTCCTGCTGGTAAAGGAGGAGGGAAACCTGGAGGAGTATTAGGAGACTTAATTGAAAAACAGTATGGAAGCTTTGAGAAGTTCAAACAAGTATTCACAGAAGCCGCTAATAGCTTACCCGGTACAGGTTGGACAGTATTATATTACGATACTGAGTCAGGTAATCTAGAGATAATGACGTTTGAAAACCACTTCCAGAATCATATAGCCGAGCTACCGATAATCTTAATCCTCGATGAGTTTGAACATGCTTACTACTTGCAATACAAGAACAAGAGAGCCGATTATATAAACGCATGGTGGAACGTAGTTAACTGGGACGATGCGGACAAAAAGCTTCAGAAGTACCTAAACAAGTAA